GTCAAGCCGGATGGAGTGGAGCGCGGACAGGGGAGAGATGGAAGGGAAATGAATCAAGCAGGGAAAGTACCTCCTCGGGTGAGGTGGGAGGGATTCGGCAGGATCTCCAGGGTGGAAATGAGCGAAGGCTGACCAGACCCCGCACCCCTGGAGTCCAAGCCAGCCTTCAGGATAAAGAGCGCGGGGAGCTACGGCGCGCTCTGCCCCGGAGGGAGCGCCCCCCTACCTGGAAAAGCCTCAGGATGTTGGCTACCATGATGGAGACCGAACTCCCCGAAGCCCCAATCACTCCAACTCCTTTCTCGGGCTTGACGAAAACCGGAGGCTCGCCGTTGGTGCAGCGCACTTCGGAGGTGTCCTTCTGGATGAGCGCCTGGACGAAAGTGAGCGACTGTTCGAGCGCATAAGTGTCCCTGGAACAAGTGTCCAGGATCCGCGCTCCCAGCCTCACGTTGGGCAGCAGGTTGGGATCGCTGTTGATCTGGTCCAGGGCGTAGAGCATCGCTTCCAGCCTGTGGATCCCGTTCTCCCTCTTGATGTCGCCGCAGGGCACTCCGCTGGGACCCTTCGCGTGCACCGGGAACAGCCCCCCGAGGGTGACGTCCCCTTCGATCCGAATGGAGTACGGGGCGTACATCTCCTGgccgcgcgccgccgccgccagcgcgCACAGAAGCACCTCCAGCACGCAGCAGGGAAACTTCATCAAAGTCAGGGCGCGGAGCAGCTTCCCCAGCTGGACCATGCTGCTCCCGCGGCTGCGGTGGTGGCGGCGGCACTCGAGGGGTCGGTGGCGGGCTCGCCGGAGTCCTGGCCCCTTGGGGTGAGCTCCTCCGGGGAAGCCCAGGGTCTCCTGCGGGCGAGGAGGGTAGGGGCGCCCGGGAAAGGGCAGCCGGCGAGGGTGGGGGGTCCCGCGGCGCCTGCCATCTTGGGGCGCCGTGCGCTCTTGGGTTCCCCGGCCAGCGCGCCGCGCTCGAGCTCGCGCTCGGTGGCTTGCAGCTCGAGCTCTCCAACAGCCCAGCACTGGGGAGAGAGCGAGCATGGCTATCGCTTTAAATGCGCGTTcggctccctctcctcctccgcccactccctcccaccctcgctcgctctcaggctctccccacccttcccagcgCCCACCCTCCCCACGGTTTTGCATCATCACGCAGGGAGGGGCTGAGTGCTGAGGTAAGGGGGGAGGGAATAGGTGGGCGGCTGTGGAGGAGGGGAGTACCTCCGATTGGGAGTTTCGAGGTCCCCAGGGAATCTAGGAATTGCAGGTCGCAGGCGAAGG
The DNA window shown above is from Delphinus delphis unplaced genomic scaffold, mDelDel1.2 scaffold_452, whole genome shotgun sequence and carries:
- the LOC132419368 gene encoding metabotropic glutamate receptor 7-like — encoded protein: MLALSPVLGCWRARAASHRARARARRAGRGTQERTAPQDGRRRGTPHPRRLPFPGRPYPPRPQETLGFPGGAHPKGPGLRRARHRPLECRRHHRSRGSSMVQLGKLLRALTLMKFPCCVLEVLLCALAAAARGQEMYAPYSIRIEGDVTLGGLFPVHAKGPSGVPCGDIKRENGIHRLEAMLYALDQINSDPNLLPNVRLGARILDTCSRDTYALEQSLTFVQALIQKDTSEVRCTNGEPPVFVKPEKGVGVIGASGSSVSIMVANILRLFQVDGRYGIRKRM